In the Oryza glaberrima chromosome 6, OglaRS2, whole genome shotgun sequence genome, one interval contains:
- the LOC127777706 gene encoding peroxidase P7-like produces the protein MALSNGLVVASFTLFLLVALAFADESRPELSPAYYKKTCPNVENAVRTVMAHRVEMAPAILRLFFHDCFVTGCDASVLLDRTDSMDSEKDAEPANTSLAGFDVIDEIKSVLEHDCPATVSCADILALASRDAVALLGGPSWSVPLGRMDSRRASKDDAESVDNLPNPNSDLGELLRVFETHGLDARDLTALSGAHTVGKAHSCDNYRDRVYGSNNGNIDPSFAALRRRSCEQGSGEAPFDEQTPMRFDNKYFQDLLQRRGLLTSDQEFYTHGGEVSDLVEVYPTNREAFFADFARAMVKMGNIRPPQWMPLEVRLNCRMVNN, from the exons ATGGCGTTGTCCAACGGTCTCGTCGTCGCTTCGTTTACGCTATTTCTCCTCGTGGCTCTCGCGTTCGCCGACGAGAGCAGGCCGGAGCTCTCACCGGCGTACTACAAGAAGACGTGCCCCAACGTGGAGAACGCCGTGCGCACGGTGATGGCGCACAGGGTGGAGATGGCGCCGGCCATCCtccgcctcttcttccacgactgcttcgtcacG GGATGCGATGCCTCTGTTCTTCTTGACCGGACGGACTCCATGGACAGCGAGAAGGACGCCGAGCCGGCCAACACCTCGCTCGCCGGATTCGACGTCATCGACGAGATCAAGTCGGTGCTCGAGCACGACTGCCCGGccaccgtctcctgcgccgacatcctcgcgctcgcctcccgcgacgccgtcgccctcctcggcGGGCCGAGCTGGAGCGTGCCGCTCGGCCGCATGGACTCGCGCCGAGCCAGCAAAGACGACGCCGAGAGCGTCGACAACCTCCCGAACCCAAACAGCGATCTCGGCGAGCTCCTCAGGGTGTTCGAGACGCACGGACTCGACGCCCGCGACCTCACCGCGCTCTCCGGCGCGCACACCGTCGGCAAGGCCCACAGCTGCGACAACTACAGGGACCGCGTCTACGGCTCCAACAACGGCAACATCGACCCCTCCTTCGCCGCGCTGCGCCGGCGGTCGTGCGAGCAGggcagcggcgaggcgccgTTCGACGAGCAGACGCCGATGCGGTTCGACAACAAGTACTTCCAGGACTTGCTCCAGCGGCGCGGCCTCCTCACCTCCGACCAGGAGTTCTACACCCATGGCGGGGAGGTAAGCGACCTGGTGGAGGTGTACCCGACGAACCGCGAAGCGTTCTTCGCTGACTTCGCGAGGGCGATGGTGAAGATGGGGAACATACGCCCGCCGCAGTGGATGCCGCTGGAGGTGAGGCTCAACTGCAGGATGGTCAACAATTGA
- the LOC127776965 gene encoding uncharacterized protein LOC127776965, producing the protein MATACACTTTDGSGDVCLRPSASDGLPTHQACTSKAAPDGETRRCQHQRRRCCVVCLVATIATLVLLGVAVLVLSLTVFRVRDPAARLVSVRVVGVSPNLAPPSPQINVTLLLTVAVHNPNPASFTYSSGGGGGGGGGLTYRGAHVGDAVVEAGRIPSRGDGTVQMEMTVLSSSFTGDFMAELIRDIEAGAVPFDASARIPGKVAVFGVLKLHAVAYSDCHVVFGVPEMGIRSQECHDRATL; encoded by the coding sequence ATGGCCACTGCCTGTGCCTGCACGACCACCGACGGCAGTGGCGACGTCTGTCTCCGTCCTTCCGCCTCCGACGGCCTCCCCACACACCAGGCGTGCACCTCCAAGGCCGCCCCAGACGGCGAGACACGCCGGTGTCAgcatcagcggcggcggtgctgcgtCGTCTGCCTCGTCGCAACAATCGCCACGCTGGTgctcctcggcgtcgccgtcctcgtcctctCCCTCACCGTGTTCCGCGTCCGCGAcccggccgcccgcctcgtgtcggtccgcgtcgtcggcgtctcCCCGAACCTGGCGCCACCGTCGCCCCAGATCAACGTGACGCTGCTGCTCACGGTGGCCGTGCACAACCCCAACCCGGCGTCCTTCACCTActcgtccggcggcggcggcggcggcggcggcggcctcacgTACCGCGGCGCCCacgtcggcgacgccgtcgtcgaggCCGGACGCATCCCCAGCAGAGGGGACGGCACCGTGCAGATGGAGATGACGGTGCTGTCGAGTAGCTTCACCGGGGACTTCATGGCGGAGCTGATCAGGGACATCGAGGCTGGCGCCGTGCCGTTCGACGCGAGCGCGAGGATCCCCGGGAAGGTGGCCGTGTTCGGGGTGCTGAAGCTGCACGCGGTGGCGTACTCCGACTGCCATGTCGTCTTCGGCGTCCCGGAGATGGGGATACGCAGCCAGGAGTGCCACGACCGTGCCACGCTCtga
- the LOC127777646 gene encoding peroxidase P7-like: MGISKSFFVASLSLLLAVLASTGEGSHQPVVMPVAMELSAKYYRKTCPNVQNAVRTVMEHRLDMAPAVLRLFFHDCFVNGCDASVLLNRTDTMESEKDAEPANTSLAGFDVIDEIKSVLEHDCPATVSCADILALASRDAVALLGGPSWSVPLGRMDSRQASKAAAEDANNLPNPNSDLGELLRVFETHGLDARDFTALSGAHTVGKAHSCDNYRDRVYGDHNIDPSFAALRRRSCEQGRGEAPFDEQTPMRFDNKYYQDLLHRRGLLTSDQELYTHGGEVSSDLVEVYAKNRKAFFADFARAMVKMGEIRPPEWMPVEVRLNCGMVNN; this comes from the exons ATGGGGATCTCGAAGAGTTTCTTCGTCGCTTCGCTTTCTCTGCTCCTCGCGGTTCTCGCGTCCACCGGCGAGGGAAGCCACCAGCCGGTCGTAATGCCGGTGGCGATGGAGCTGTCTGCCAAGTACTACAGGAAGACGTGCCCCAACGTGCAGAACGCCGTGCGCACGGTGATGGAGCACAGGCTGGACATGGCGCCGGCCGTCCtccgcctcttcttccacgactgcttcgtcaac GGTTGTGACGCCTCTGTTCTTCTGAACCGGACGGACACCATGGAGAGCGAGAAGGACGCCGAGCCGGCCAACACCTCGCTCGCCGGGTTCGACGTCATCGACGAGATCAAGTCGGTGCTGGAGCACGACTGCCCGGccaccgtctcctgcgccgacatcctcgcgctcgcctcccgcgacgccgtcgccctcctcggcGGGCCGAGCTGGAGCGTGCCGCTCGGCCGCATGGACTCGCGGCAAGCCAGCAAAGCGGCCGCCGAGGACGCCAACAACCTCCCGAACCCGAACAGCGATCTCGGCGAGCTCCTCAGGGTGTTCGAGACGCACGGCCTCGACGCCCGCGACTTCACCGCGCTCTCCGGCGCGCACACCGTCGGCAAGGCCCACAGCTGCGACAACTACAGGGACCGCGTCTACGGCGACCACAACATCGACCCCTCATTCGCCGCGCTCCGCCGGCGGTCGTGCGAGCAGGGCAGAGGCGAGGCGCCGTTCGACGAGCAGACGCCGATGCGGTTCGACAACAAATACTACCAGGACCTGCTCCATCGGCGCGGCCTCCTCACCTCCGACCAGGAGCTCTACACCCATGGCGGGGAGGTAAGTAGTGACCTTGTTGAGGTGTACGCGAAGAACCGTAAGGCGTTCTTCGCGGACTTCGCGAGGGCGATGGTGAAGATGGGGGAGATACGCCCGCCGGAGTGGATGCCGGTGGAGGTGAGGCTCAACTGCGGGATGGTCAACAATTGA